One window of the Rosa rugosa chromosome 3, drRosRugo1.1, whole genome shotgun sequence genome contains the following:
- the LOC133738384 gene encoding formin-like protein 18 produces MINHKRKNSQEQDLNHQVTSSTSFAGVTSSTSFSGEEEEEEEDMLELRLNSHRPSRPRPSVPQPQTQIPVLPELHQLSNTHSRPTLLPTPQPEAQSAPSNHLQLSNTHPLYRGEPLLLAPEPLLYPLNGFYRPNGGQSSITPVQAAAPPPPPPPPPPRSQPPVVLHQDVRPRAVQMPQPQVVFHQDVRPRAIQMPPLRPPPVGPRPLGIRPVRARRNSTQAPGQGKSETVPAPFPWATTKRATVHNLIYLRTHNIVTITGDVQCKRCEKQYEIEYNLEQKFMEVGTYIVENRMRMHDRAPDMWRDPVLPACKYCEQENSARPVLADKKRAINWLFLFLGQMLGCCTLEQLKYFCKHTKNHRTGAKDRVLYLTYLCLCKQLDPTGPFDV; encoded by the coding sequence ATGATCAACCATAAACGAAAGAACAGTCAAGAACAAGATCTCAATCACCAAGTCACATCATCTACTAGTTTCGCCGGTGTCACATCATCAACTAGTTTCTCcggtgaggaggaggaggaggaggaggacatgCTGGAACTCCGCCTCAATTCTCACCGCCCCTCTAGGCCTCGCCCAAGTGTGCCGCAACCACAGACCCAAATCCCTGTACTGCCAGAGCTTCATCAACTCTCCAACACACACTCTCGCCCAACTCTACTGCCAACACCACAACCAGAGGCTCAAAGCGCTCCATCAAATCATCTTCAACTCTCAAACACACATCCTCTTTACAGAGGTGAACCCTTGCTGCTTGCGCCAGAGCCTCTCCTTTATCCCCTCAATGGCTTTTATCGCCCTAATGGCGGTCAGTCCTCGATTACACCAGTCCAGGCGGCCGCACCTCCAccgccacctccacctccacctccacggTCACAACCACCGGTGGTTCTTCATCAAGATGTGAGGCCAAGAGCCGTGCAGATGCCACAACCACAGGTGGTTTTTCATCAAGATGTGAGGCCAAGAGCCATTCAGATGCCACCTCTACGGCCACCACCTGTGGGGCCAAGACCACTAGGGATTCGGCCAGTCCGCGCGCGCCGGAACTCGACTCAGGCTCCAGGCCAAGGAAAGAGCGAGACGGTGCCGGCTCCGTTTCCTTGGGCCACCACAAAGCGAGCCACGGTCCACAACCTGATATACTTAAGGACACATAATATAGTGACCATCACCGGTGACGTACAGTGCAAGCGATGCGAGAAGCAGTACGAGATTGAGTACAATCTGGAGCAGAAATTTATGGAGGTGGGGACTTACATTGTTGAGAACAGGATGAGGATGCATGACCGAGCACCGGATATGTGGAGGGACCCAGTACTTCCGGCTTGCAAGTACTGCGAGCAAGAGAACAGTGCGAGGCCGGTCTTGGCTGACAAAAAGAGGGCGATCAATtggttgtttctgtttttgggaCAGATGCTTGGGTGTTGCACACTCGAACAGTTGAAATATTTCTGTAAGCACACAAAGAATCATCGAACTGGAGCCAAGGACCGGGTTCTTTATCTAACTTATCTGTGTTTGTGCAAACAGCTTGATCCCACTGGGCCTTTTGATGTTTGA
- the LOC133740698 gene encoding transcription factor ABORTED MICROSPORES-like: protein MVGFRFIEWIGCCCYGIGEDTHNGGQELLFPVYQVFQCRDAMQLSRTNSFDILGHLPSSMPLDSGIYAKTLMSNQSCWLNCSSSNRDSSAMLVSEDQHVIDFITAQCNIWCEQDTLVQATHVVQTPLYFPHQWHHWILMMRICHTISQ from the exons ATGGTTGGTTTTAGATTCATTGAGTGGATTGGTTGCTGTTGTTATGGGATTGGTGAGGACACCCATAATGGTGGACAAGAACTTCTGTTTCCAGTTTATCAAGTCTTTCAGTGCAGGGATGCAATGCAGCTCTCAAGAACTAATTCTTTTGATATCCTTGGTCATCTTCCTTCCTCAATGCCCTTAGACTCTGG GATTTATGCAAAAACATTAATGTCAAACCAGTCCTGTTGGTTGAACTGTTCCTCTAGTAACAGAGATTCAAGTGCTATGCTA GTCTCCGAGGACCAGCATGTCATTGATTTCATCACAGCACAATGCAACATTTGGTGCGAGCAAGACACCCTGGTGCAAGCAACACATGTAGTACaaacacccctgtactttcCCCATCAATGGCATCATTGGATCCTCATGATGCGAATTTGCCATACAATATCACA GTAA